One window of Equus caballus isolate H_3958 breed thoroughbred chromosome 3, TB-T2T, whole genome shotgun sequence genomic DNA carries:
- the CXCL10 gene encoding C-X-C motif chemokine 10 precursor, with translation MNQSAVLILCLIFLTLSGTQGIPLSRTARCTCINISDRPIPPRSLEKLEMIPASQSCQRVEIIATMKKNGEKRCLNPESKTVKNLLKAISKQRSKRSPRTLREV, from the exons ATGAATCAAAGTGCTGTTCTTATACTCTGCCTTATCTTTCTGACTCTGAGTGGAACTCAAG GAATACCTCTCTCTAGAACTGCACGCTGTACCTGCATTAACATTAGTGATCGACCTATTCCTCCAAGGTCCTTAGAAAAACTTGAAATGATTCCTGCAAGTCAATCTTGTCAACGTGTTGAGATCAT TGCCACAATGAAAAAGAATGGGGAGAAAAGATGTCTGAATCCAGAGTCCAAGACCGTCAAGAATTTACTGAAAGCAATTAGCAAGCAAAG GTCTAAAAGATCTCCTCGAACACTGAGAGAAGTATAA